CGATACCGACTCCGCCGCCGGTGACAGCGCCACTGCGAGCGAACCGCGACACTCCGAGACGAACGTTCAGGAAGCCGGGATCGACGAACCGGACGTTCTGAAGACCGACGGCGAGTCGGTCTACTACGCCGACGTCCGGTACACCTCCCGATGGGAGGAGACGACCATCGTCGACGTGAGCGAACCAGCGAATCCGGAACGGATCGGCTCGATTCCGCTCTCCGGCACGCTGTTGCTCGCGAACGACACGCTCGTCGTGCTCGGCCACGACCAGGTCGCCGGCTACGACGTGAGTGATCCCGCCGATCCCGAGGAGCAGTGGCGGAAGGACCTCGACGCGAGGATCGACACCGCCCGCCTGTACGACGGCGACCTCTATCTCGTCCTCGTCGATCGACCCGGGAGCGACCCGTGTCCGATCGAGCCCTACGGCGATCGGGCGATCGAGTGCACCGACGTCGTCCGTCCCGACGCGCCGGCCGACGCGGACGTCGTCTACACGGCCATGCGCGTCGACCCCGAGACGGGGGACGTCGAGAGCGAGGAGAGCGTGATCGGCTCGCAGTCGCACTCGGCGACGTACGTCTCCGAGGAGGCGATCTACCTCTCGTACACGCGATCGACCTCCGAGTACGACCTGCTGCGGTCGTACCTCCTGAGCGAGAACGGCAGCGAGGTACTCGACGAGACCGCCCGCGATCGGGTCCGGACGCTCGCCGATCTCGACATCTCCGAGCGCGCGAAGACGGTCGAACTCCGCGAGATCATCGACGACTGGTACGACAGGATGGACGACGCCGAACGCAGGGAGGCCCGGCGGACGTTCGACGACGGCCTGGCGGCGTACGTCGAGGACAACCAGCGGGACCTGACGCGAACCGGGATCGTCAGGATCGACATCGACGGGGAACTGACCGCCGACGGGAACGGCGAGGTGCCCGGATACCCGCTGAACCAGTTCTCGATGGACGAACACGACGATCACGTGCGCATCGCGACGACGATCCCCCGGAGCCACGGCGTCGACTCCGAGAACGACGTCTACGTCCTCGATTCGGACCTCGAGACGGTCGGCGCGGTGACCGGACTCGGACTCGACGAGCGCGTCTACTCCGTGCG
The nucleotide sequence above comes from Halosolutus halophilus. Encoded proteins:
- a CDS encoding beta-propeller domain-containing protein; amino-acid sequence: MPDRTRLIAIALAALLVGSAIGVGLTTLFDESRVDATSPDDRSGSPLGESSDASLTTFESDDEFAAYFDDDRSGLVQSGGPTVARAGGDDGAVEEDVEFDAARNEAADADTDSAAGDSATASEPRHSETNVQEAGIDEPDVLKTDGESVYYADVRYTSRWEETTIVDVSEPANPERIGSIPLSGTLLLANDTLVVLGHDQVAGYDVSDPADPEEQWRKDLDARIDTARLYDGDLYLVLVDRPGSDPCPIEPYGDRAIECTDVVRPDAPADADVVYTAMRVDPETGDVESEESVIGSQSHSATYVSEEAIYLSYTRSTSEYDLLRSYLLSENGSEVLDETARDRVRTLADLDISERAKTVELREIIDDWYDRMDDAERREARRTFDDGLAAYVEDNQRDLTRTGIVRIDIDGELTADGNGEVPGYPLNQFSMDEHDDHVRIATTIPRSHGVDSENDVYVLDSDLETVGAVTGLGLDERVYSVRFEGDEGYVVTFREIDPFYTLDLSDPTEPTVEGELKLPGFSEYLHPLEEDLVLGVGQEERQPKLSLFDVSDREDPIERDSVILTDEHYSDVSRTHTAFLQDEAYDVFFVPGSEHSYVFGYEGGELEEVARVDVGGPGTRAMYVDDYLYVFGQDEAVVLDQTTWEEETRLDL